A single window of Crassostrea angulata isolate pt1a10 chromosome 8, ASM2561291v2, whole genome shotgun sequence DNA harbors:
- the LOC128158390 gene encoding tripartite motif-containing protein 2-like isoform X2 translates to MDQRWAQDVLRCHLCETPAPSMYCDICHIHLCKACVGEHLSDESQDHKVVSFKKRGSTTKCPKHSSNISVLYCQQCDIPICTTCASSEEHHGHKFIELMENKREVIQKDLQKLEKLIYPQYQEIASEIPIHVADLYKNSQELTTAINKHQDDLYKEIDTMAKTLKSYLAKMDSEHLAVLHKQKDEIKHTVSEITQSIADLKKLLDSNDASLVAAYKSRNAEFRKLPPQLKVSLPRFIPRGITKELFGSLTALSLIKAERCIIIDSPVAQSSPLDKPLINVPRIIATIKTEVKFLGSVACLSDNDMWTCGDDSIMRLFNIHGDLVQSIHSKSGNNPWDIAVTKTGDLVYTDDKDRSVNILKKTKIKKLIKTRDWIPRNICSTFSGDLLVVMTSDDQPTKVVCYSGPTEKQSIQFDDKGQSLYSSGYVKYISENKNLDICLSDYGANAVVVVNQAGKLRFTYTGPPTTKRRSFDPLGIATDSQGLILVANINTSCIHILDQDGQFIRYIRNCAFQNPRGFSVDTSDNLFVAEYYSYQLKKIKYYM, encoded by the coding sequence ATGGATCAGCGttgggcccaggatgtgttacggtgtcatctctgtgagacTCCAGCTCCctctatgtactgtgacatttgtcacatacatctgtgtaaagcctgtgtGGGAGAACATCTCTCCGATGAATCCCAAGATCACAAAGTTGTGTCATTTAAAAAGAGAGGATCTACGACTAAATGTCCAAAACATTCTTCAAACATAAGCGTACTTTACTGTCAACAgtgtgacattcctatttgtacAACATGTGCTTCATCTGAAGAGCATCATGGTCataaatttattgaattaaTGGAAAACAAGAGAGAAGtcattcaaaaagatttacagAAATTAGAAAAACTTATTTATCCTCAATATCAAGAGATTGCATCAGAAATTCCAATACATGTCGCTGATCTGTATAAAAACTCACAGGAATTGACAACAGCTATCAACAAGCATCAAGATGActtatacaaagaaatagacaccaTGGCTAAGACACTTAAATCTTATCTTGCTAAAATGGACTCCGAACACCTGGCTGTACTACACAAGCAGaaagatgaaattaaacacaCAGTTTCTGAAATCACTCAGAGCATCGCTGATCTAAAGAAGTTACTAGACTCTAATGATGCCAGCCTTGTCGCTGCTTACAAATCAAGAAATGCCGAATTCAGAAAATTGCCTCCTCAACTCAAAGTTTCCTTACCACGTTTTATTCCTCGAGGAATCACCAAAGAACTGTTTGGTTCTCTGACAGCGTTATCTTTAATAAAAGCAGAACGTTGTATCATAATTGATTCTCCTGTTGCTCAGTCTTCTCCCTTGGACAAACCGCTCATTAATGTACCGCGTATCATCGCAACTATAAAGACGGAGGTTAAATTTTTAGGTAGTGTGGCCTGTCTAAGTGATAATGATATGTGGACGTGTGGTGACGACAGTATCATGCGACTGTTCAATATCCATGGAGATCTAGTGCAGTCAATCCATTCCAAGTCTGGGAACAATCCatgggacatagcagtgacaaagACTGGGGATCTTGTTTATACTGATGACAAAGATAGAAGTGTGAACATACTTAAGAAAACAAAGATAAAGAAATTGATCAAAACAAGGGATTGGATACCTCGCAATATATGTAGTACCTTCTCTGGTGACCTCTTAGTTGTTATGACCAGTGATGATCAACcaacaaaagttgtgtgttactctggccccacagagaaacaaagtattcagttcGACGACAAAGGACAatctctctattcatctgggtACGtgaaatacatcagtgagaacaaaaatttagatatttgtCTGTCAGATTATGGAGCTAATGCAGTAGTGGTAGTTAATCAGGctgggaaactccggtttacctacactggtcctcccacTACTAAGAGACGATCATTTGATCCACTCGGCATAGCTACAGACAGCCAGGGCCTGATACTTGTTGCAAATATTAATACCAGttgtatccacatcctggatcaggacggacagtttaTCCGGTACATTAGAAACTGTGCTTTTCAGAATCCACGAGGTTTTAGTGTGGACACCAGCGACAACCTATTTGTTGCTGAGTACTATTCTTATcaattgaagaaaataaaatattatatgtag